AGGTAAATTCTTCCCACAAATAGATGTTTACCTTCCCGTATTCTTGTGAGGCACAGGTGAGTTGAAAATAACGTCTATCGTTTTTGGCAGTCTGCAATTCGCCAATCTCCAAAACCATTCCTTGTAGGTAGTCAATGTGTTCGACCTTCACAAAAACGGGAATTTTCTTGGCATCGGCATGAAAGTCCTCATAAATTTCCTCCAAAACCGTAGGCACAGCCGTTTCCGAAAAATGCGCTATCAAATGACTCAAAGTGAGGATTCCCTGTTGAAGGTCACCATAGTCCAAATCGTCTTCTTTCTGCTTGTTGTTATTGACTTGCGTGCTGACATATCCCCATATCCTAAGGTTTTTCTCCAAACCTTCGGGCAGGTCAAACTGATCCATCACGACCACCGAACGCTCGTAGTCCGAACTGAATACCTGCGGCTGATTTTCTGTTAATTGCATCAACAACTCGTGGTACAACTGTGTCATTTCGACTATCAGTTCTACTTTGGGTAGCTTTTTTTGGAAGGTGGCGTAGAGGTAGGTGTAGTAGGAATGGGCGATTTGGGGGGTGATTAGTAGGGAGTTTTTTGAAGTGGTCATTAATTTGTTTTTATGCTACTTGTATTTTTATCTTCAAAGATAGCACTTTTACTAAAACTACTTTTTCGTCTAAAAATCTAAGGTAAGGTTATTTTAGCCTTGTTCAAAACCATTCTATACAAGAAAAGCCGAATTCCCTTTAAAGAGATATTCAGCTTCACTCAAAATTATTTACTGTTTTCTACCGATGAATCACCAAAGGCTTCACCATCCTTTCGCCCTTTTCTCCACTCCAATGCACATAATACAATCCATCCGCCAAAGCTTCAATGGGAACGGCTAAACGCTGTTTTCCCTCCACGGTGATTGTTTGCTGCAATTGTCCATGCGTATTGTAAAACCGAAGTGTTCCTGTAGAAACTCTTGGCAATGTAATATTCACCTTGTCTTGACTTGGATTGGGGTACAAAGTCAATGCTACGTCATTCGATGGCGGTTCTTCAATGTCTGTGAATAAGGCATCTTTGTCAAATACTACTACATAATGCTTCTTCATAATGTTGTCAAGTGGCCCCCAGGGAGATTGATATATAGTATCATGGTCTATACTAAACTGCACCATCATATCTCCAGTATGTAGTTCTTGAGCACGATACATGTTAATTCTCTTGTCTATCACTTCGTTCTCCAATGTCCAATTAGCTATCTCATGTATATTCCCTTCTTCGTCACATTTCCACAAAAAACCCTCTGTACCTTCTCTGACACCTGCCAACAAATAACCTTCTTCGGTTTGAAGACTCGAAGCATAGATAATTTTGTTGGAAGCATCTATATCGCTTCTCCACAAAAAATCTCCATTCTCATCAAATTTGCTGACATAGTAGGGCCTGTCGGAATCATAAGGAATGCTGCCTTGATTCAATCTGCCATAGACCATATAGCCCGAAGTGTTAGACACCACAAGGCTTGCTCCTATTCCCGACTGCTCTGTGATTAGCTTTCGCCATTCTACCTCTTTGGATTCATTGAGTTTCACCAATTCTAAATAATTGGCAGGATTCTGGAAATCATCTACTTGAAATTCTTCTAGCAACAAAATATAGCCCCCTTCCTCTAAGTATTCAAACCCTCCGACTCTATCTCGATAAATACCATCATCTTCGTTGAGAATGCGATTGCCTGTAATGAAAGTATGAGGTTGGGTCTCTATACATGTTGAATCAGCATGAACAAAACGCCAAACGCCCCTAGGGGTTATCTGTGTATTGGGAAACCCTTCTACAACAAGGAAGGAATTGTTGTTAGGATTGTGCGCTAAAGAAGCCATTGCGCCACCGTTATTAACTACAAACGTTCCACCTACTTGCCAAGTAGGATTGTATCTCTCCAATACACTCCCATCTTCCATAGAGATGCGGCTGCGAAATAAATGCCCAGAATAAACGCTTTGAAGTTCTGGGTTTCTCTCATAACCCACTAAGTCAAGTGTGTTGGGACTACTCTGATAGAGATAGGCAGGAAAAGAGGGAATGTTATCCGTTTTTTTGGTAATGACTTTACTCCAAATAACTTCACCCGTTTCTACTTCTATATTGAATATAATCCATCCTTCTGCAAGAGGCTGTTCATAAACAAGGTATATATTCTCATCTAAATCGAGTGTATAAGTTGGATATAACAAATTAGCCATTTTATTTCCAGTAAATGTGCTAAAGTCAGTGGATTCTGTTTTGTTTTGTGACAGATGAAGCCATTTGATAGGAGTACCTGAAAAGTTGGGAAGGGATTGGGCATTTATTAGTAGAAAAAAATGTAGAATAACTATCGCATATAATATATTTTTCATATCATTGTAGTTTAATTAAATCTTCTCCAAAAACTCCCCAACAATCACCTCCAATATACCAACAATTTTCTCCAATTCCGTCTTTTCAAAATAACTAATTTCGTCAATATAAAGATGGTTGCCTTTCAATTGAAGAAACTGCCATTCCTTGCCAGAAGTAGCCACACCATATATAGTTGGATAAGCACTTTGGTGGTTTTCATTGAAGCGTTTAGCCGCTACCATTGCAGCCGCACACTGCCCCAAAGCCTCTTCAACATCTGCTTTTTTCGCTTCAACAATGGCAAAAACAGGAGCAGTGATGAGGTAAGTATCAGATTTATTGCAGAGCAGATAATCGCAATAACCCGTCAAACCTTTTGTTTTATCCACTTCAAATTTCTCTCCCGAAAACAGCGTAAAAGCCGCTTTGTGACGTGCCACCATATTCACCAAAACTGGGAATACCATAGATTCAGACCTTGCTTTTTCTGACTTCAATGGCACTAATTTATTCATTTCCAAGACTTGTAAAAGCAAATTATTGACTTTTAATGGGGGGACAGTTGTAAATAGTTCTGTGCGTACAATAGTCAGCTCAAGTTGTTCTTCTACGTCTCGCAGCGAAAAATCCTGAAAACTTTTAGGCATAAAAATAGTGTCTGTTTGAACTTGTTCTTCAATCGTTTTTAGTAAATCATAAAACTCGTTTTTCTCCAATAATGCCATTAAATTCTTTACTTGTGTTGGGGATAAACTCAATTGAACTGAGTTTGATTCTTGTTTTTGTTGAACATCCAATGGTATTGTAGCAATCATAATATAACATCTTTTGTTGTTTAAAGATAACATTTTACCCTCTCAAAACAAAACCCCAAAAGAGCAACCCAAGTTCACTTTTCCCTTTTTTAGGTGAGAAATAAACTTTTCTCCCTAACTTCACCGTTTATTTGGTGAAATCATCAAAATAGCAAAACAAGACATACCATGCTTAAAAAATTCGTATTCCTTTTATTAGCCGCAAGTTTAACCTTTTCAGTAGGTTGCAATCGAAGTACCTGCCCCAAAATGGACCAAGGACAACTCGAAATGGGCAAAAAGAAGCACAAAACCACATCGGGTTTGTTGCCTCCTAAAGCCTACAAGAAAAAGAAAAAATAGGGAACTCCTCTTTTTCTATTCGTTTAAGTTTGTAGTTTTGCAGCCAAGTAATTTTTGAATTTCAAATTGAAGAACAACACAAACATGATACAACGAATTCAATCCATATACCTTTTATTGTCTGTCATTTTCAGCATTGTCGCTATTGCTGCCCCTATTCCCTATGCGTTTAGTGGTGAAACTGCCATGGAATTCAACGACCAAATCGCCATGATCGTCCTTGCGGCTTTGATAGCGGTGGTTAGTTTGGCCAATATCTTTTTGTTCAACAACCGCAAACGCCAAATGCTTATCTGCAATATTATCACAGGTTTGACCTTGGTAATGATTGGAGTAGCGGGCTATTTTTCGGTAGCACACGAAGCTGTTCCCGATGTTCCCTACTATGGCACTGCCCTTCCTGGTCTTGTATTGGTTGCCAACCTTTTGGCAAAACGAGGCATTCAGGCAGATGAAAATTTAGTTCGCTCGGCGGATAGATTGCGGTAAAGCTGAAGATGGGATAAAAGATTTAACATGGGAGTCATATTGGAGTAGTATATTTGTCACAATTCAATCACCAAATTAGCTCCCATGAAAACGTTTATCCTTCTATTTTCTTTCTCCTTTGTCTTCCTGTTCACCGCCTGTACTCCCCGACCAAATCAAGCCAAAAAAATTGACCTTCAAGGACATAGAGGCGCACGAGGCTTGATGCCCGAAAATACAATTCCTGCTTTTATCAAGGCTTTGGATTTGGGAGTGAATACTTTGGAAATGGATGTGGTCATCACCAAAGACAAAAAAGTATTGCTTTCGCATGAGGCATTTATGTCGTCCGAAATTTGCTTGGATTCATTGGGGCAAGCTATTCCCGATTCTTTGGCGAAGTTCTTGAACATCTACGAAATGAATGCTGAAGAAGTTCAATCCTACGATTGCGGCAGCAAACCTTATGGGCGTTTTCCGCAGCAGCAAAAATTGAAGGTCAGCAAACCGCTTTTGAGTGCAGTTATTGACACCGTTGAAGCCTATATTGCAGCCAATAAACTCGCTCCCGTTTTTTACAACATCGAAACCAAATCTGTTCCCGATGGCGATGACCGTTTTCACCCAAAACCCGATGAATTTGTGCGATTGCTTTTGGAGGTCATTGACCAAAAAGGCATTGCAGACCGTACGATTATTCAGTCTTTTGACCCTCGCACTTTGCAGGCTACCAAAGCTTTGAAGAAAGAGATGGTTGTAGCATTGTTGGTTTACAATGAGGATGGCTATGAGGCAAACATTCAGCGATTGGGTTTTTTGCCCGAAATTTACAGTTGTTATTTTCCTTTGGTGACGGACAGTTTGATGGATTATGCACGCCAACAAAAAATGAAGGTGATTCCGTGGACGGTCAATGATAGCCTCGAAATGAAACGATTGGTAGAAATGGGTGTGGACGGGATTATTACAGATTACCCTGACTTGGGGGTGAAGGTGTTGCGGTAAGAGAAAATTCAAAGTGCAAATTCAAAGATTAAACGCTGCAAATCAGTTTTTTGAGATAAGGGGCGGCTTTCAACAAACGGCTGCCATACCACGAAAACAACTCACCATCTACCAAGCGAATTTGAGTATGCGGCAGTAAAGTCTGCAAGGCTGCAATATGTTTGGTTTTGAAGGGATAAGGCTCAGAAGAAAGCAAAAGCAATTCGGGAGATAGGTTTTGTAAATCTTTGTGAGTCAAGGTCGGATAGCGGCTTTGTGGCTTCAAAACATTCTCAAAACCACAGATGGTCAACATTTCGTCAATAAAAGTTTCGCTGCCTACTGCCATAAACGGATTTTGCCAAATCAAATACAGCACTTTTTTACGCTCTTTTTGAAGTGAAAAACGTTGAAGGTCTGCAAAAGCGGCTTCAATTTGCTGCAATAAGCGTTTGCCTTCCTGCGCTTTTCCCACCAAAACCGACACCTTTTCTATCATCTGCAAAGCATCTGCAAAAGTCTGAATATCACTCATCCATACTGGAAAATGCTGCTGCAAAGCTTCAATTCCTTCTTTTGTATTTTCCTCTTTGTTGCCAATAATCAGATCGGGTTTGAGGGCTTCAATGCGGTCTATGTGAAAATTTTTAGTGCCTCCTACCCTATTTTTGGACTGAAACCATTGTTGCGGATGCACACAAAATTTGGTGATTCCAACTACTTTGTCTCCCAAACCCAAATCATACAATAGTTCGGTTTGAGATGGCACTAAAGACACAATGCGCTGAGGAGGAATTTGATGCAAACAGATTTGATTGCCCATTTGGTCTGTAAAAAGCGGTGTTGACATCTGCTCGTTTGAAGTTTATAGAAGAAAGGACTCAAAAACAAGATACGCATTTCATTGTTAACCACAAGATGTAATTTTGCAACGCTTACAAACGGATTATTCAAAAAAACCGATAATCTCCATACAATCATGCCTACTTCTAATATTTTGACCCAAGAAGAACAAATTTTCGAAGCACTTTACGAGGTGAAAGATCCTGAAATTCCCGTTATTTCGGTGGTGGATCTGGGCATCATTCCCAAGGTGAGCATTGACGCAGAAGGCTGTGTGGTCATTACGATGACTCCGACTTTTACGGCTTGCCCTGCTACTCAGGTGATGCAAAACGAAATCATTGAAGCTGTTGAATCTCTTGATTTTGTGTCTAAGGTAATCGTGAAGGTAGATTTTACTACCCCGTGGACTTCGGACAATATTTCGGAAACGGGTCGCCAACAATTGAAGGAGTTTGGCTTGGCGCCTCCCAACAAACATCATGGTAAGTTGGATTTGGATATGATTTCGGATGTGCATTGTCCACATTGCGGCAGCGATCATACTTCTTTGAAGATTTTGTTTGGGGCTACGCTTTGTCGCTCCACTCATTTTTGTTACGACTGCAAACAGGCATTTGAGGCGTTTAAGCCTGTATGATCACAGATTTTGAAGATGCAAGTTTTAACCGTTTCCATTTTAAACCTTATAGGTTTTTCTTCTATAATTTCTGCGAACTATCAATGTTGTGTGTGTTCTAAAAAAATAAACCTATAAGGTTTTACCTCATAAATATTCTTTTGTCCTATACTTTTCATTCCTTACTTATTATACCCCAAATGCACCGATCCATTGCGGGTTTTGATACGCACTTCTGTTCCTTTTGTATCACCTTTTGAAGTCGAATAACTCTCTTTGGAGCTTGTCACCTTTCCGTCAATGTGCCTCATACCTTCCTCCGAAACACTATCTGCTTGAATCTTGGCATTTTTTTCGGGAAAATAAAAATTATCTCCTTCCTTCAAACTCACATTGAAGTCGTAGCTGACAGAAGGATTGAAACCGAGCGAATAATCGGTATAGTTGCCAAACAGGTTCACACTTTTGACTTGTGGCTCAATACGGCTGACATCTACGCTGCCATATTTGGAGGTGATGTCAATGGATTTGCTCAAATTTCGCACCCTCAAATCCGTTGAAACTTGTGAACCATTCACACTTTCAGCCGAACCAATGTACCATTCATCGTAATTTGCATCTACTTCCAAGTGTTCCACCTCCTCCAAATTAATGTTAGAAGAACGGCTTTCGACCTGCAAACTACCTGCGGATTCAATGACGGCATCTACAAAACTCAAATTCAAATTGCCCTGCCGTATGTTTTCGATGTCCAACTTGCCATATTTTGCAGAAATGTTGCGGGCGTTCCAAATGTCCTTGGCGTGTAAATCACCGTGTTCAATGTCTGTCCGTAAAGCTCCTTTCACTGTTGGCAACAACACATCACCAAACCGATTTTCTATGGTTAGCTTCACTGACTCAGGAAGAAATACCTTGTAATCTACCGTCACATTTTGAGTATTCAATAGGCTATTAGTCAAGTCGGAGGTGCTGTCCCATAGGTCTTGAAAAAAACCGAGAATTCCGCTGCTACCTTTACCGCTTCCAATTTCGGTTCTGAAAATCATGAAATCCTCTGATTCAGTATTCATATCAATGTTGATGCGATCCATGATTCGCTCCACTTTGTCAAAGTTTTTTGCCTGTGCGCTAATACTCACTTCAATATATAGGCTATCCTTGTTCCATGTGTCAATTTCAATTCGCCCATACTTGTTCGCAATTTCCACTGTTGCAGTGCTGGAAATTGCTACGGTTTCTTCAATGGTTTTGGAACGGTTTGTCCATTGCTGGTCGGCAGCCATTGCAGTATTGGTAGCGAAAAATGCCATTGCAGTGATGAGAATTGTGAGGATACAAGAAGCAGAGTGAAAGAAGTGAGGTAATCGTTTATTGAAACACTGAGTTTTATCTTTTTTAATAGCTAAAGTCGTGTTTTGATACATAAACTTCCCCTGTCTTGCCTCTCGCTTCTCACTTCTCGCTTCCAAAGTCCAATTATAAGAAAATGCTGTTTTCATTTTTGTCCTCCTTTTCTGGTTTTGTATCTGGTTCTTTGTGAATTTGCTTGAGCATTTTTTCCAAAATCTTTAGGCGCAACCTGTAGTTTTGAATCATTGCTTCAATGACTTTTTCTTTGTCCAAACTATTTCTTAATTCTTCCTTCAGTTCTTCATAATCTTTGTCTAATACTTCCATCTCTTCTATGAGTGATTGGTAATCAGATTCATTCAGTATTTCGGAGGTCTGCAAAGTGGTGAGCTTGGCTTCAATCAAGGCCATGTAATGACGCTCTACTTCAGCCAATTCGGGTGAAATATCGTGTAGCGCAATCACATTGCCTTTCAATCGTATGTCGCTGTTATTGTTTGATTGAAAAAAAAGCAACAGGGCTGCGCCCAATACCACGACAATCATTGCCGCCATTCTCAATACCAGTTTGAGTGGCACCATTTTAGGGATAGATTTTTCCTTGTCAGGCGGCAATTTATCTGCTATTCGTTCCCAAAGTGCTACATTCGGCTCTTTTGAGTCGAAGGCATCCCGATGCTGCTGGACGAATATTTCTAATGGATCTTTCTTAAAATCGTTCATGTCTGATTGCTCTATGGTTGTATGGCCGAATTGCTGAATTGCTGAATTGCTGAATTGCTGAATTGCTGAATTATGCTAAAAATTGCATCTCACCCATAAAAACTTATTTATATCTAATTGATTGTCCTTGTTAAATTTTCAAATTTTAATATCCATTCCCCATCCTCGATTGCTGCTTCAATAGTATATCCCGCACTTTCCTTTTGGCTCGGCTGTACTGCGACTTTGAGGTGGATTCGGTGATGTTCAATTCCTCCGCAATTTCTTGGTGACTGTATCCTTCAAACATAAACAAACTCATCACCACTCGATAGCCATCAGGAAGAGTTTCGATAGCTCGCTGAATATCCGATACGGTAAAAGACGGAGCTTGTGGCTCATCAAAACCATTGTCATAATCACTGACAAAATTGTCTTTTTCAACTGTTTCGATATCCGTCACCATTAGTTTTTTCTTTTTGACCGCATTGAGCGATTTGTTGATGACAATGCGTTTGATCCATGCACCAATTGAAGCCTCTCCACGAAAGGAATTGATCTTGGTAAACACATCAATAAACGCATCTTGCAACACATCTTCTGCATCTTCGGGCTTGCCCATAATCCGCAG
This genomic interval from Chitinophagales bacterium contains the following:
- a CDS encoding T9SS type A sorting domain-containing protein, which translates into the protein MKNILYAIVILHFFLLINAQSLPNFSGTPIKWLHLSQNKTESTDFSTFTGNKMANLLYPTYTLDLDENIYLVYEQPLAEGWIIFNIEVETGEVIWSKVITKKTDNIPSFPAYLYQSSPNTLDLVGYERNPELQSVYSGHLFRSRISMEDGSVLERYNPTWQVGGTFVVNNGGAMASLAHNPNNNSFLVVEGFPNTQITPRGVWRFVHADSTCIETQPHTFITGNRILNEDDGIYRDRVGGFEYLEEGGYILLLEEFQVDDFQNPANYLELVKLNESKEVEWRKLITEQSGIGASLVVSNTSGYMVYGRLNQGSIPYDSDRPYYVSKFDENGDFLWRSDIDASNKIIYASSLQTEEGYLLAGVREGTEGFLWKCDEEGNIHEIANWTLENEVIDKRINMYRAQELHTGDMMVQFSIDHDTIYQSPWGPLDNIMKKHYVVVFDKDALFTDIEEPPSNDVALTLYPNPSQDKVNITLPRVSTGTLRFYNTHGQLQQTITVEGKQRLAVPIEALADGLYYVHWSGEKGERMVKPLVIHR
- the paaD gene encoding 1,2-phenylacetyl-CoA epoxidase subunit PaaD — encoded protein: MPTSNILTQEEQIFEALYEVKDPEIPVISVVDLGIIPKVSIDAEGCVVITMTPTFTACPATQVMQNEIIEAVESLDFVSKVIVKVDFTTPWTSDNISETGRQQLKEFGLAPPNKHHGKLDLDMISDVHCPHCGSDHTSLKILFGATLCRSTHFCYDCKQAFEAFKPV
- a CDS encoding helical backbone metal receptor; this translates as MSTPLFTDQMGNQICLHQIPPQRIVSLVPSQTELLYDLGLGDKVVGITKFCVHPQQWFQSKNRVGGTKNFHIDRIEALKPDLIIGNKEENTKEGIEALQQHFPVWMSDIQTFADALQMIEKVSVLVGKAQEGKRLLQQIEAAFADLQRFSLQKERKKVLYLIWQNPFMAVGSETFIDEMLTICGFENVLKPQSRYPTLTHKDLQNLSPELLLLSSEPYPFKTKHIAALQTLLPHTQIRLVDGELFSWYGSRLLKAAPYLKKLICSV
- a CDS encoding DUF4293 domain-containing protein translates to MIQRIQSIYLLLSVIFSIVAIAAPIPYAFSGETAMEFNDQIAMIVLAALIAVVSLANIFLFNNRKRQMLICNIITGLTLVMIGVAGYFSVAHEAVPDVPYYGTALPGLVLVANLLAKRGIQADENLVRSADRLR
- a CDS encoding glycerophosphodiester phosphodiesterase family protein; translation: MKTFILLFSFSFVFLFTACTPRPNQAKKIDLQGHRGARGLMPENTIPAFIKALDLGVNTLEMDVVITKDKKVLLSHEAFMSSEICLDSLGQAIPDSLAKFLNIYEMNAEEVQSYDCGSKPYGRFPQQQKLKVSKPLLSAVIDTVEAYIAANKLAPVFYNIETKSVPDGDDRFHPKPDEFVRLLLEVIDQKGIADRTIIQSFDPRTLQATKALKKEMVVALLVYNEDGYEANIQRLGFLPEIYSCYFPLVTDSLMDYARQQKMKVIPWTVNDSLEMKRLVEMGVDGIITDYPDLGVKVLR
- a CDS encoding sigma-70 family RNA polymerase sigma factor produces the protein MRLQYQNIHKDIVERCQKGNRQAQQQLYQLYAMAMYNITLRIMGKPEDAEDVLQDAFIDVFTKINSFRGEASIGAWIKRIVINKSLNAVKKKKLMVTDIETVEKDNFVSDYDNGFDEPQAPSFTVSDIQRAIETLPDGYRVVMSLFMFEGYSHQEIAEELNITESTSKSQYSRAKRKVRDILLKQQSRMGNGY